Proteins from a single region of Apium graveolens cultivar Ventura chromosome 7, ASM990537v1, whole genome shotgun sequence:
- the LOC141672239 gene encoding membrane-bound transcription factor site-2 protease homolog isoform X1 has translation MEGRRFRRFSRRSHTNQTLLPLRVTHLSNTVSCWYCDLKSSALNDPLFHFGRRYSRYLRVWFSVGTGFSLATLFGVTLVLLWELARFLSLFGSNYEIISLLSDTLFGYSPSVFSLADAGYICISTVISVAAHELGHALSATSEGIQIEYIAVFLAVLFPGALVAFNNEVLQALPRVAALRIYCAGIWHNAVICAACALAMFLLPLILYPIYIRAESPMVLDVSSASPLFKYISPGDFIVSLDGIRIHDAEEWMEITNLLHQQTNKNLEDYEYLKVDNRRKGYCVPRSLIQESYHIRSDARNYCPDELSSFVTMPCLPLRTSNDTSSDDNNEKTTDYIYCLNAKDVVELKKCGDGWMEIASNGSSCSCLEEASCLAPIQIPGLTWTEIKYARPLSLKCLQLMRESLSSINSSKFEELGCGGTFVFIGDVFSMTNSVRLTSYQPRWSIPFGAYLPDVIEKLLKFTFHVSLMLALLNSLPVYFLDGESILEGFLPIFRLIGPRKRETLLRSFLLGGTCITFLLFVRRILLVIL, from the exons ATGGAAGGCAGACGATTCAGAAGGTTTAGCAGAAGATCACATACCAATCAAACTCTTCTTCCTCTTCGTGTCACCCACCTCTCCAATACTGTTTCTTGTTg GTACTGTGACTTAAAATCATCAGCTTTAAATGACCCATTATTCCATTTTGGAAGAAGATATTCCAG GTACCTGAGGGTCTGGTTTTCGGTGGGGACTGGTTTTAGTCTCGCTACTCTTTTTGGAGTAACTTTG GTGCTTCTTTGGGAATTAGCCCGATTTTTGAGTTTATTTGGTAGCAACTACGAAATTATAAGTCTTTTAAGTGACACGCTCTTCGGATATTCCCCTTCA GTATTCTCACTCGCTGATGCTGGATACATATGTATATCTACTGTGATATCTGTGGCTGCACATGAATTAGGGCATGCTCTTTCTGCTACAAG TGAGGGCATACAGATTGAGTACATTGCTGTATTTTTAGCTGTTCTCTTTCCAGGAGCTCTTGTGGCCTTCAATAATGAGGTGCTGCAGGCTCTTCCTAGAGTCGCTGCTCTACGAATATACTGTGCTGGCATTTGGCACAATGCAGTG ATTTGTGCTGCTTGTGCTTTGGCAATGTTCCTTCTTCCCTTGATCTTATATCCAATATACATACGTGCTGAAAGCCCTATG GTGTTGGATGTTTCCTCTGCGTCGCCTTTATTTAAGTACATATCTCCAGGTGATTTTATTGTTTCATTGGATGGAATTCGCATCCATGACGCAGAGGAGTGGATGGAGATCACCAATTTGCTTCATCAGCAAACAAATAAAAACTTAGAAGACTATGAATATCTAAAGGTTGACAATAGAAGGAAGGGTTACTGTGTTCCGAGATCTTTAATTCAAGAGAGCTATCATATCAGATCAGATGCTAGAAATTATTGCCCAGATGAGCTCTCCTCCTTTGTAACTATGCCCTGCTTGCCTTTACGTACGTCAAATGACACATCTAGTGACGATAATAATGAGAAAACGACAGATTATATCTACTGTTTGAATGCTAAGGATGTTGTAGAGCTTAAGAAATGTGGTGATGGATGGATGGAAATTGCAAGCAATGGAAGTAGCTGTTCATGTTTAGAG GAGGCGTCTTGCCTGGCTCCTATCCAAATTCCGGGTCTCACATGGACCGAGATCAAATACGCAAGACCTCTTTCCTTAAAATGTCTACAACTCATGAGAGAATCATTATCAAGTATTAACAGTTCCAAATTTGAAGAATTGGGCTGTGGAGGGACTTTTGTTTTTATTGGTGATGTATTCTCAATGACAAATTCAGTTAGATTAACTTCATATCAACCTCGTTGGTCTATACCTTTTGGTGCTTATCTTCCGGATGTCATTGAAAAACTTCTGAAGTTCACATTTCATGTCTCTCTGATGCTAGCGCTTCTCAACAGCCTTCCG